The DNA region AGCGGTGTACACCGACTAGTAAGAATATCCCCATTTGACTCAAACAAGAGAAGGCACACTTCTTTTGCGTCAGTTTTTGTTTCCCCTGAGATTGATGACAGCATTGAAGTAGATATTGACGAAAAGGACTTAAGGGTCGACACCTACCGCGCAAGCGGAGCAGGCGGTCAACATGTAAACAAAACAGACTCCGCAATACGTATTACACACGGACCTACGGGAATAGTAGTCAGCTGCCAGAATGAGCGCTCACAGCGTCAGAACAGAGAAACAGCTATGAAAATTTTAAGAGCAAGACTCTATGAATTAGAACGAGAAAAGCAAAAAGAGAAATTAAACGAACTTAACTCAGAGAAAAAAGAGATTGGCTGGGGCAGTCAAATAAGATCATATGTACTGCATCCCTATAGAATGATAAAGGACCACAGAACAGAGTTTGAGACAGGAAATGTGGACCCTGTTTTAGACGGCGATTTAAATGAATTTATTAAGAGTTACCTTGTATATTCAAGCAATTAGAATTGGGCGCGGTTCTTTGCATACGGGCGCTTGGTGGTATATTACATCTTATAGAGTAGGCCCAGAGGAAAAAGACGTTGAAGATAGGAATAGTTGCAAAACCCCATATTCAAGAACCCCTTGAGATCACTACAAAACTAACCAAGTGGCTTGGCGAGAGGAATGTGTCTGTGTATGTGGAGAAAGATCTTGGGGACAAGATCAATCACGAAAATTCTGTAGACAGAGCTGATATCCCTGCGATCGTAGATGTAATTTTAGTCTTTGGCGGCGACGGCACATTTTTGGGCATGGCCAGGCTTGCCTGCAAGCACGGGACCCCTATTTTGGGGATCAACCTTGGCGGGCTTGGATTTCTGACAGAAGTTACTGTTAACGAGCTATATCCTATGATGGAGAAGATTATTGCCGGCGATTATGAAGTTGAAGAGCGGCAAATGCTCCTAACAACAATACACAGAGAAAAAGACACTATTGGAACTTATGAAGTACTAAATGATGTGGTTATCAACAAGGGAGCAGTTGCAAGGATCATTGATCTTGCCATATATATAGAAGACTCACACGTTACAACATACAGAGCAGACGGCATAATACTTTCTACCCCAACAGGCTCTACCGCGTATTCTCTTTCGGCTGGCGGTCCTATTGTTCATCCAAGAATTCCTGTAACAATCATCACACCTATTTGTCCTCATACTCTCACGAACAGGCCACTTGTAGTCTCAAGTGATATGAAGGTTGAAATTAAAGTAACTACTCAAGAACCTGACACATACCTCACGCTCGATGGTCAGATAGGGATCAGATTAAACACTGCAGATATCATAGAAGTTGTTAGAACGGATACGAGCGTAAAACTGATTAAATCACCGTTTAGGGATTTCTTTACGATTCTAAAGACAAAACTTATGTGGGGTGAGCGCTATGGCAAGATCGACGGATGAGCAGTTCCTTCACGACTGGGTCATTAGAAAAGTTCATGAGAAATATTCAAGAGATTACAGCAAAGTGCATATAAACCCGGGTGACGAGAAGAACTTTGAGTATAACGGCGAATATCCCGACATTGTTTTTGAGAACTACGAGCAGATTGTGATGATTGCTGAGGTTGAAACAAATGAGACAATCAATGAGCAAAGGGCTGAGAAGTGGAAAAAGCTCTCTGAATTAGGCGCAAAACTCACCCTGGTTGTGCCTAAAAATATGCAGAACCCGGCGCGCGATATATGCTGGAAAGCGGGTCTTGTAGCTAAGGTAAATATTGGCTCTTTTGATGTAAATTTAAGTTTATAGTATCAATTTCTTGCAGTTTCTGAGAAATCTTTTACCTTTATTATCA from Thermodesulfobacteriota bacterium includes:
- a CDS encoding NAD(+)/NADH kinase, translating into MKIGIVAKPHIQEPLEITTKLTKWLGERNVSVYVEKDLGDKINHENSVDRADIPAIVDVILVFGGDGTFLGMARLACKHGTPILGINLGGLGFLTEVTVNELYPMMEKIIAGDYEVEERQMLLTTIHREKDTIGTYEVLNDVVINKGAVARIIDLAIYIEDSHVTTYRADGIILSTPTGSTAYSLSAGGPIVHPRIPVTIITPICPHTLTNRPLVVSSDMKVEIKVTTQEPDTYLTLDGQIGIRLNTADIIEVVRTDTSVKLIKSPFRDFFTILKTKLMWGERYGKIDG